A single Entelurus aequoreus isolate RoL-2023_Sb linkage group LG11, RoL_Eaeq_v1.1, whole genome shotgun sequence DNA region contains:
- the LOC133660252 gene encoding uncharacterized protein LOC133660252, with protein MAEMGISTRRLVLKKGAKPTIFDRPRTSPEHPTPSTSGQTGHMRSAFAKRERKRTIDQIMDSTTTASVADAVDEPMAMALDLPDEEGDQDQGNTREQGCQTDWVPIGTAPTAMTSSKSTQTGKIHHRSKGHQVTPDILERVRARPARVSEVPLSSVAAPSDSPEMQTNIAAPGVSGMQAKLRPPPALFDEGPASSPTAPFVGGSSDDSYVPSESTTSDPCQSDGSPDRPCTHQMHEEGCHKEPKYIIFESCLQSLVKWCHCPVCGSQDISPSWDSNGTQLTMTLQCASCDQRSSWSSQPNIGPYAAGNILLSAGILFAGASSGKVLQVLNSIGVVTYVKRTFFNHQELILQPAIKKVWEEQQRTHLTMLQVEGRPLVLGGDGRADSPGHSAKFGTYTTMELVANVVLDLQVVQSNECLGSYHMEMEGLKRMVELLISWDLDVGVLVTDRHRQIAKWIRENMPNTRHCYDIWHVAKSIGKKLKAIAKHKDCEDLKPWVQSIINHLYWAAVSTPPGEGELLVAKWKSVERHIQNIHKDHGDLFPICTHGQLQRQKKWLKQSSRSAVKLEEVVNNKSLLKDIAMLSGEHQTSKVEAFHSLIIQFAPKMYVFSYIGMLCRNLLAGLHWNENSSRPIATTQAGAERYAVRYPKYKAGGHVVKKIATEPTYRYVDDLIREVVAGCRQTPDERTPLSVTVDVPPFLCDELEKPDKEEAIAKHRSRFGKCEMPSR; from the exons acaatagatcagatcatggacagtacgactacggcatcagtggcggatgcggtggatgaaccaatggcaatggcactagatttgcctgatgaggagggcgatcaagatcag ggaaatacaagagaacaaggatgccagacggactgggtaccgattgggacagcaccaacagcaatgaccagtagcaagagcacccaaacagggaaaatacatcatagatcaaagg gacaccaggtgaccccagatatcctcgagagggttagagctcggccggccagggttagtgaagtcccattgtcaagtgtagcagctccatctgacagccccgagatgcagactaacatagcagctccaggtgtgtctggaatgcaagccaagctacgaccacctcctgcattgtttgatgaaggaccagcatcaagtcccactgcgccttttgttggtggttcttccgatgacagctatgtgccgagtgagtcaacgacatcggatccgtgtcaatctgacgggtcgccagatcgcccatgtactcaccagatgcatgaagagggctgccacaaggaaccgaagtacatcatctttgagtcgtgcctccagagtctcgtcaagtggtgtcactgtccagtctgtggcagccaggacataagcccttcttgggattcgaacggtacacagctgaccatgactcttcaatgtgcatcatgtgaccagaggagtagttggagcagccagccaaacattggcccttatgccgcgggcaacatcctgctgtctgctggcatcctcttcgctggggcatcttctggcaaggtgttgcaagtgctgaacagcatcggagtggtcacgtatgtgaagaggacatttttcaaccaccaggagctcatcctgcagccagccatcaaaaaggtgtgggaggaacagcaacggacgcacctcaccatgctgcaggtggaaggccgacccctcgtccttggtggtgatgggcgagcagacagtccgggacacagcgccaagttcggtacctacaccacaatggagcttgtggccaatgtggttctcgaccttcaggttgtacag agcaacgaatgtcttggcagctaccatatggagatggaaggactgaagaggatggtggaactgctgatcagctgggacctggatgtcggggtgctggtgacagacagacacagacagatcgctaaatggattcgtgaaaacatgcccaatacacggcactgctatgacatctggcatgttgcaaaat ccatcggaaagaaactgaaggccatcgccaagcataaggactgtgaagacctgaagccctgggtgcaaagtataatcaaccacctctactgggcagcagtgtctacaccgcctggagagggggaacttctggttgccaagtggaagtctgtggagcgacacattcagaacatccacaaggaccatggcgacctcttcccaatttgtactcatggacaactgcaacggcaaaagaaatggctcaaacaaa gttcacgctcagcagtgaaactggaggaggtggtcaacaacaagtccctgctaaaagatatcgccatgctgtcgggtgaacaccagacttccaaggtggaggcgttccatagccttatcatacag ttcgcaccgaaaatgtatgtcttctcatacatcggaatgctgtgcag gaacctgcttgctgggctgcactggaacgaaaattcgagccgccctatagccactacacaagcgggtgctgagcgctatgcagtacgctacccgaagtataaagcagggggccatgtggtcaagaaaatcgcgacagagccaacatacc gctacgtagatgacttgatcagggaggttgttgctggctgcagacagacccctgacgagagaacaccactcagcgtcactgtggatgtgcctcccttcctctgcgatgaactggagaagccagacaaggaggaagccatcgccaagcacaggagtcgcttcggtaagtgtgaaatgccctcccggtaa